Within the Scleropages formosus chromosome 8, fSclFor1.1, whole genome shotgun sequence genome, the region TGTTGAACAGCACAGCTGCAGAGTTTGAGAATTTTCACTTTTAGGAGCAAgaggagggggcgtggtggcacgtTGGGTTCAGTCGGTGCCCactgtgcggtgggtctggggtttgagctgtgcttggggcgccttgcgacgggacggactggtgtcccatccagggtgtgtcccctcccccttcggcttCGCGCCCCGTGTTTCTGGGTaaggctccgactcgccgcgatcctgcttgagacaagcagttgtggacGATGGGCTTTTGCAGCATTTCTTCATGCAGTCCACCAACCCCGAGACTGTGGTTGCTTCGTGTGTCTCCCTCTGTTGGGACAGGTGCGCAAACGCAGCAAAGCGTGCCGGGCAGGACTCCGGGAGGGCGACGAGTTGGTGTCAATCAACGAGGAGACCTGTGCAGGCTTGTCCCATGCTCAGGCCATGAACCTGATTGACAGCTCACCAGGGACACTGCTCATTCGTGTCAAGAGGTGAGCGTCCTGCAGtggaacagctggtaatgtagtggttaaaactactgcctttggagccaaaggtcacaggtttgatccccatcccTGCTTGTagctcccttgagcaaggtatttacttttaaattgttacaataaaattacctgtctctataaatgggtaaataattgtaaccttaacactataagttgctttggagagaagcatcaggtaaatacataaatgtaaaccagaAGGGTCACTCATCATGCAAAGAAATATTAGCTCAAGAAATCTCTTTATTCAAATTGTCATTGCTTTTGCCAGTTAGGTAGGATgggcacacacaccatctgaaaccacttgtcccatgtggggtcgtgggaagctggagcctaacccggcaacacagggcgaagggctagagggggaggggacacaccaaggacgggatgccagtccattgcagggcgcTCCAAAcggaactcgaacccccgacccaccagacagcaagacccagttcaacctgctgcgccgctgcgccgcTGCCCCTCCTTGTTAGGTAGGacaccaagcaaaaaaaaaccaacataaaCAATCAAGTGAAGTGCAAAATGTATGgctttacatgtattcatttagctaatgcttttctccaaagcaactcacacttCTTTACCCGTTTTAGTAATTTTACCTGAGAAGATCAGGGTAAGCACAgggctacagctggagatgggattcaaacttgtgacctttgggtccaaaggcagcaactctaactggGTACCAGCCATCCCTTTCTGGAGTTCACCTCTAGAGCTACTAAGGTTAACAACGTGACGGGTTTTATTGTATTCATTTGGCATAATTCTGCAATAGGAAGTTAGAAATTAATGGATGTTTGCACAGTTGCTCTTAACAAGTGGTCTTAGCATTgaatcatttattcagttctTTGCCACAAATTTACATGGGAGTATAGAAACAGGTGTTTTCCTCCACAGAGCACCAGTGGGGTTCCAATCTGTGGTCCTGCTCACCCGGGCTCCGTCCCCAAGGATTGACAAAGAGTACCGGGCCACCCTGAGAGCCATGTCCCCCAAATCTCCCCAGACGACAGCCAGGGAGGTACGCCGGGGAGCACCCGTGGTAGGGAGTGAGGAACGAGTCAGGCGGGAGTGCCTAACATCCCCGCAGGGCAGTGAGGCCTACTATGGTGAAACAGACAGCGATGCCGATGTCACGCATGAGAAGCAGCGGCGTCCGAAGCGTCGCAGTCCCAGCACCACGCCGGCGAAGCCCACCGGGAGGGCTACTCCTGAGGAGACGTCCGAGATGAGTGGATATGACAGTGCACCTGACGCCCGTACCTATTCTACCACCCAGGGGCATGGTTCGACTGACGCTACGGCAGGTCAACTGGGCAACCCCACTGGAGTGGCACGCAGGGAGGTGATCTACCATCCCCCGCCTGGGGGGTGGTCCTCCCAGACAGAAACCTCTGCAGAGAACTCCTCTGTGAGCACAGATGACCAGAACCCACGTGAAGGAGCCACAGAGGTGGACAGCGGCTTCCAGGAGCCCTCCAGCCTGCCGCCACTGGTGTCCCCTGAGCGGGCCCGGGGAGCCCTCCAGTTGGCATCTAGAAAGCAGCTGGTACCCATGGTGGGACCAGTAGAGAACCCTGTGGATGAAGAGCTCACTGTCACCTACATGGACAAGGCCAAACAAGCCAGTGAGTATACCCCTAGCTGTCTTTACTGCTCGCGGTCTTTGCATTGTCTTACCTCTGTCTGATTTCAGCACGACCCGAGGTTATTGACCAGTGCAGCTTCTGGATCTTCCGGAGCTAAAGCAGTGAAATTCCCCTGACAAGGTGTTGTCTTTCAAGATGATTTGAGTGGTGGCTATGGATCCATCGAACCAAAGAGTCCCTATTTAGTTGTACCCTGAGTCATAAAATGaggaatgaggaaaaaatgtagctttttttaaatatataacattaGTTCCCATATCCAGCTCGGTGAAGCAGAACAAAGCGATAAAAACGGTAATCAGAGCAGTGTGAAGAAAGAGGAGAACCCTGAGGAGACCATGTCTGAAGAACCAGTAGAGAGAAGGTTGACAGCTGTAAGGTGTAGCTCAACATGGAACCCCACTGAGAGAACCTCACGGAGGGAAAAGGGCCATCAGCCCAGGTCTATCGATAAGGACTATATTTGTCTCACGATCCAGTTCAACAACTTTGAAGAGCACCTCCAGAAGCTCTCTGATTTCAAGCGGAGGTGTAGCTCAGCTCTCCCCCTCCGTCACCTACACACGGCCGTACGCGCGCGCAAACACAGGTATTAATCTCAGACACCTCAATCTCATGACTCTGTGTCTCACAATAGCTATTTATAGACTCTGAGGGCTGCATTCCAGCTAGTGTAACAGGCAGTTGATCTGCAATCCAGTGTGGCGAGACTGAAGAATGGGTCTTGGCACGCCGGCAGCAGAACGTCGAGAAGGTGCCACGGAGGTACGGTCCTTCCCTGGTGCGTTTGTCAGGTGCGGATGCTACGCTGATGGGACTTCTAAATTTGCTCCTTCCTGCAGAACTGAACGGAGGGGCCGTGTTTTACTTATTCACGGGAATGGAATGGTGACCTATCTATTGTACTATAATAGCCATTCAAAAATGTTGATGGCCAAGCTTCGTTGAGCCTGGCTACTCTTTACCCTGAGAGACCCCTGAGATCAGGGGTATGCCAGTGCATGTTTCACCGATAGCGCAGCAGACTGTCCTAGTGCTTTGTACATCATTATCGCTCCTGGATCTGCCCGGTGGGTGCCCTCCCTTTGTCTAACGGACGAAAAAAGCACAGGTCAGCGGTGACACTGGACCCGCTCAACGGCCCCTATCTCAAAGTGGAATTGCATGCGAGGTGGGCATGGGGGCGAAGGGGGGGGGTCAGCGTGGGAGTGGACTTGGACCGATTGTTCATCATGTGGGTTTGTGTCAGCAGTTACTTCACTCCATGCCGGAGCTTGTGAAGAGGActgtttaatacatttaaatttacatttattcattcagcagacgcttttctccaaagcgacgtacatctcagcaaaaatacaacctgttctttacattaagagaaagagacatagttgcagacatgcaattcttAAGTAACCCTAGTAATAATAACCTAATAATATAGCAGAGCAACAATAACCTAATAATGATCGTCGCTCAGCCTTTCGCTCGCTCAGTGTGGCAGTAGAGTCCTCGTGATTCAGCCACCGTAAATAAGAATTACCCGACCTGTGTGCGGAACAATTCCGAAAGCAGGTAGTGGAAATGAAggactataaataaaatattgctgGTGGACggacaaatgtattatttatagctTGTGAATAACGGTTTAATTTCAATAACTTATTGAAACTGCTGCGGAGCTGTTTTTTTGGAGTTGTTAATCTAACGACCTTTTGTTACTGGCCTGTGTAATATTTCATGGCTCTTACATCTGTAATGGACTTTTGAAAAAGAATTTTAACACAGGTGTAAAGATTTACCTAAACTAACTTTCACATGGATAAGGGGAATGAAAGAATGTGTCCGAGTGGATTCTGTTTTAGGGGGTAATATAAATAAGCGCCTATAAATGATCCCCGTCAAAAGGAAAATGGAGAAACACACTTTGTCAGCGTTacatttatcaggcacttttttatttttagggaTATGAGGATATAGATCTCCTAACCACCTCTGCTCAGTAGCCGCTAAGTTCCTGTTCTGTAAGAGATCGCTTACTAAAACGAGCTGGGAGCACATTTTGGGGCAGCCGACACTCTCGGTTTGCGTTATGTTAACCAGCTGGTTCCAAAACACAGTTTCTGGAAATGGGTCGCACACTCACTCATCCTTCTGTGCACCTGTCATCTGAATAAAGTCATTAGTATCTCACTGGACGTGTGAGATTTTGGCAGTTTGAAGTTCACCGAGAAAAGTCCACCTCCATAATTCCTTGACTTGCCTACTGAAGCACTTTAAGAAAACCCCAGAAGTCAGTAAGTCGTTCTGCTGGATGTTGCGACAATCACGGCTGGATTTAAAATCCGCATCGGCTATTTATAGGGAATGACCTCAGGGACTTCTCAGTTTAAAGGTCATATCTGGTTGTTTGTAAATGATGGAACCTCTCTGACCTACATCCAGGCCGTGTCCAGCTTGGGTTCTAAATGTCACACGTACTAAATGCTCATGACTAATTTACTGAGGAACGTGAGCGGCGAATGCTTTTGAGGTTGTGCATCTTAAGAAAATGtatatgaatattatttttcccaAGAATGACATTCCAACATCCAGGACCCAAGATCCTCACCATATAAAGAGCACTGGATTGAAACACATTTGTAGAAACTTTAGAATCAATCCAGTCACTCAGTGCTTTTATGTCAAATTACCAAATGGGAATgttatacattcattcatttagctgacactttcctccaaagcaatttacagtgttgaggttacaattatttacccatttatacagctgggtgggtaattttactggagcaagggaaggtaagtaccttgctcacagatactacaaccagaggtgaagattgaacctgcaacctttgggtccaaaggcagtatatctaaccactagggtaccagccgtCCCATAAAAAAATAGCTCATGGTAAGAAAAAAGAGTATAGAAAGAACTCTATGGTTAAGAAGTAAGCTGTAGACATCCTACTGCCACGTACAGACCTTAAGAAAGCAGGTTTGTTATCCTTCGGTGTGAGGATTTGCTCTCGGTCTAACTGATCTGAGTTTTCACATGTGCTGGAAGGTATCTGAACTGTGTTGGATATAGGTTTTGCCCCCCGTGACCTGTGACATCTCATCTGTGTGTCCCCACAGAGCTGCACCGGGGGGACACAGTGCAGGACAAGCAGGTGAAGGAGGCCCGCACTAAATGTCGTACAATTGCCTCGTTGCTCACGGATGCTCCCAACCCCCACTCCAAAGGCGTACTCATGTTCAAGAAGCGAAGGCAGCGCTCCAAGAAATACACCCTCACCAGCTTCGGCAGTGTGGAAGAGGACGCTTTGCAAGACTCGCACGAGGATGATGGCCTCCTCCCCGGCAGCGAGTCTGAGTTTGACGAGGATGGCTTTGCTGCGGTCCCCGATCCCACCTGGGATAGCGACTACCTGGAGGTCCTGGAGAAGAGGAGCGCAGCAGTGCAGCCACCAGCTGAGTCTGAGAATGGCGAGGGCCCGGGGCTGACGGCCACCTCAGGCAAAGGAGCTCGCCTCTTTGAGCAGCAGAGGAAGAGGGTGGTGGAGCACATGAGGAAGATGGCCGCACAAAAGCAACAGCACCCTGCCCTCCCGGAACCCAGAGCGCAGCCCTGCCCGGAAAAGCCTCCATTGTCACAGCCCCTGCTGCAGGAGTCACACATCCCTCCTCCTGTCCCACCTCCCAGCCTCAGCATCCCAAACGTAGAACCTGTGGTCCTGAGCACAGCCAGCGTGGTGATGTCACTGCCCCCTGTGAGAAGCCAGCCAGCCGAGCCTCACCCAGCCCTGCTCCCGCGCCCAGTCTCCAGCCAGCTACCCGTCCTGCCTCCCAGCTCTGTGGTAAATAGAACTGCACGCCCCTTTGCCCCCGGCTTTATCAGCCACCGGGCTGCCACGGCTCCCGTGGTCTTCCGCCCACATGTCACCAAGAAGACGAAGCCTGCGATGGCAGCTGAGGTCATGCAGACGTCTTTCTGCGCAGCCTCAACGGAGGCAAAGCCTTCCATCTCCATTGCTTCCTCCGAGATGTCAGGCCAAGAGGACCCTGTCAGTGGCTCTCCATCAGTCCTCTCACCTCCTTTCTCCCCCCCGCTCACACCTGCTCCCACCCATTCTCCTGGAACGCCCTCCTCGGGTGCAAACCAGCAGCCGCCTCCTCTCGTGTCCTCCACCGTATGGGAAGTTGTGCCCtccgctcctccagctccacttCCGAGTTCCGGTTCTTCCACAGTAGCCCCGGTCTCCCATGAGCAGAGGACCTCTGCGCCCCAAGCACGCACTGGCATCCTGCAGGAGGCACTACGCCGTGGCAGCAAAAAGCCAATGTTTAGCATTTACGAAGACAAGAAGGGTGCCACCCCAAacccagagctgctgtctctggtGCAAGACCTGGACGAGAAGCCTAAGGTAGGGCTTTGGTCAAGCCATGAAGAGGACATCTTCAACCAGGAGACAGAGGCCTGCAACTTCCTGCAAGGTCAGAAGCCTAAAGTCCCACCGCCGGTGGCACCCAAGCCACGTGTGATCCCAGAGACCCCTCACATCCCCCCGATGGAGGGCAAAGGTGCTGAGCTGTTTGCCCGAAGGCAGAGCCGAATGGACAGGTACGTGGTGGACAGCAGCGGAGAACAGTCAGCTGAGCCACCGTCACCTGTGCGGCTGCATCAGCTCTCTCCCACCCCATCCCTCCCGGCGCACTGGAAATATTCACCTAACATCCGCGCTCCCCCACCTATCAGCTACAACCCCCTGCTGTCCCCATCGTGCCCCCCTGGAGCACAGCGCAGCAGGGTGTCCGAAACCCAGCGAGGGGCTCAGAAGGGTGGCCTGCACAAGGAGGGGATCCCGGCTCTGGATTTCATAAGGAGGCAGCCTTACCAACTCAATCCGGCCATGTTCACTGGCACCAGCGGCCAATCAAAGGTCAACCAGTCCCAGATGCAGCACCAGAGCAGTTACATGATGGGCAGCTCCCTGATCCCACCCAGGCAGGTTCCCGTGAAATACGGTCGCGTCCACGAGATCAGGCGCTTCTCGACGCCCACACCAATGTCAGCACCCACCTCGCTCGTGCCCACCGTCATCGCGCCGCGCGCCGCCACCACGCTCGGCGACCCCCTGCTGCGTTCCGACGCCACGTCCCCGACCCCCGCTCAGCAGCGTCCCCCCACCATACGCTCCCCACCGCCCGGCCCCACGGCAGCCCTGCCCGAGCTGCCCAGAATAAGCAGCGCCCCCGTACCCAGCAGGGTCCACGCCTCGGGCCCGGTGCCTTTTCCAGGCCCGGCCTACACGGGCCTGCATGTATCCAAGCTGTTCCAGAGTGCTCCCGAGCTAAGCCCATTGCCGCCTTCACCTCAGCGGTCAGCTGCGCTTCAAGCCCCCAAGCCGCGCTTTGTGGCCTCCAGGAGGGGGGTCCACGCCAGCGTGTGGAGGCCCGGCTACATGCAACCCTGAAGGGAATACTCTCTTGCTACCGCCACGCTGTTTCGCACCTGTCTCCCACCCCGAAACCGCCCCTTGTGAAATGCTGAATAAATCTGCAGAGCTAAAAATTCATGTCATAAATATGAAACTCAAACAAACTCTTTAAGCTTGCCTGCTCACAACAGTATAAAGTAGTGTACAAATAATCGTTCCTCCAAATAAACGATATTCAGATTAATTTGCGTAGactaaaaagttatttttccaGTGCTGAGAAATGCATTTATAGATCGTTTCGACGCTTTTTTATCCACTTTCACGAAGACCTGGACAGACAGATTTGCGTATACCTTCCGATGCCGCGCTGAAGGTGCACGATGAGCGAAACACGATGGAGCAGTGATCACCGCTTACTTTTTTCACAGGAAAGAAATCGGGGACCTGGAATGATGTGTGCGATGttgtctcattttattttcGCAAGAATGACCCTCAGCCCCTCCTAAAATCAGTTGTACCCAGCCTTGTCTGTCCTCGGGGACTTCTTTCGCAATAGCGGGTAGAGACATCGTATCCAATACCATTTGACAAAAGGATTTAAACTAGAAAGCAGTAAAATAATCCTTTCAAATGCAGGTGCGCAGGGCAATCATGTTAAGTTAAATGCTATTTACAATATGTGTCAGCTGGATATGAGAGCCTCTTAGGAAACATGAGGCAGCTAATGGGGCTTGAACAAAGTGTGATGGTCGGTGACTGAACTGGTGGTGCATCTATCACGATAGATacacgcacattgactgaaaccgcttgtcccaagcgaggtcgcagcgagccggagcctaacccggcaacgcggggcgcaaggccggagggggaggggacgcacccaggacgggacgccagtccatcacaaggcaccccaagcgggactcgaacccccagacccaccggagagcagggcccgaccgaacccgctgcaccgccgcaccccctctctatcacaataatgtaaaataatttgtagCAGGGAGAATAATGTTGAAAATGATGAGAACATAttccaaagaaagaaaaaaaactacacctGAACAGAATGGGGCTTGTTCGCTGTCAAAGCTCACTGGCAAGAATGGAAACATAGTGAAAACATCAGCGTTGAAGATGAATTCAGAACTGAATGAACATCGCTGCGACCCAGTCTCAACGAAAACTATATTGTGAACTTCGCAAAGCTTGTATTTATGGGAGGgctgtcatttaaaaatgtcttgtgTCCAAGGCCActgtgcaaaaatacataacCTGGAGCCACAAGTTTAAGACCTGGACCCCTGGGTAAGACGAAAAGTATGGTGTCTACTGATATAGTCTTTGTTGGGGGAAGTTCTGGAGCAGGAGTGGAGCAGATTCCAGACTCCTTTGCTCCTCAAAGACATGGTGGCTCTCCTTCTTCAGCAACAGGCACACGAAACACAATGAAGACAAAATCTGATAATATTCCCAAGGGTTGAGGCTGTTCTTACATGAAAAGATGATCCTGCTCTATCGTTTTCAATGTTCACATACAGTAGCGCTGATCATATTGTCCACCCACTGCCTCTTTCAGCACGTTCTAAGTGAGCCTACTCTTGTCATTTACATGCCGTTAGATAATATAGTCATATTATCATGAAAATCTTGATGCATTAGACACGGAGAGCCTAACAATtatgtgtttcagtgatgtacTGTACCTTCGATGATGGAATGAGTTGTGGGGAATTGCCCTGTAAGAGAGATGAAGGAATTggatgataattttttttgtcgAAACTGACCTGTGTTTGTGAAATTCAGACTGTGACTTTCCTCAAGAAGACATTCGTTGGGCGATGATGATGAGAACCTTTCGTCAAAGTAGTGTGAGTCTTATTGTCATCTTTCATTTTTGACCTTGAGAGGAGAGATTCATTGCAGGTAACCGAAAGAGGGTTTGTCTTTCATCTCGTATGTTGCCTCACGGTGGGGGTGAGAGTACATAGGGTGGACAGGATCGAGGACTGGGAGTTGGATGGTCTTAGCAGGTTCGATGCACCTCTTAGGCTCCATCAGTTGACACAGGGTCAGTGGGACTTTGGACTGGATTGTGTGTAGCCGTACGCAGTCTCGTCTGGACCTGGATGGCGGAGCCCTGCATAACCAGGTCCCCACGGGGTTACCGTTCTGTGGACATGGCTGTGTAGGGATGAGGACTGAGTGACTCGCCTACATTACTGTTTCAcactgggccttcttcacataTACCTTCTGCATACCGAGATCTTTGGAAATGTACGCAAACCCGCCTGTCTAGGTCTGAAAGAGGTATGCGGAGACACGGTGTCCGCAGCTAACTTTGCATTTACGCATAGATGGGAAAATCCAGCATGAAGCTTGGGGCTGCTTGCAGTTTGGCAATTGGGTGTCTGGCATTTTTATCACTGCTCACGTTGTGTTGACTGTTAACCAGATCATTAGGATCACCAgagtgtttttctctctttctgtgaaTGTGATCAGTGTATTGTCAGTTTAAGGGAGAAGGGCAAGGAAAGATTGGCACAGGGGTATAAACTGCAATGTGAGTTGCTGTAGGTGTGGGACTAGCTGGGAGTCTTTACTGGGACAGAGGATGGAGGGCAATCGATAACTTCCGTTTTAACTGTCCAGGTGGTTTAATAGTAACTTGTAGAAATGGGATGTGATGAGGAGGATGGGTTGGGCATGCTTCATTGTGCTACTTGAAGAAAACTGACTCTGTGGGCTGAGATTTAGCGAGAAATGCCATCACACCAAGAGAGATACACAGAACATGAAGTGAAAGAGATGACTTCTGTGGATTTGAGGTGGAAAACTGATCCACTGCATAGGATAACAAAGGGCCACATTATGTCAGTGTAATTTTCATATACATCTAAAATCAAAAGGTTGGTTATTTCAGTTCTCTTGTGTATTATGTTTGTGACTCCTctttaatatatgaaaaaaaaagaatcttgaAGGGTTAAGAAGGAAAGATTAGAAATGATGAATATACTACTGTGAAGTTGAAACCCTTCAGCAATGTGAAGCGAGTATTGTTGTGCTCTTACTGgctgtaaaatgcagttttatggGAATAAAATAGACTGTGAAGCTTCCACATGTCTGGatcttgacatttttctctgcatgtgtgtgacaGATCTGCACTTTCACCTTTAGAAGATATTTCAGAAATAGTTCtcttatatttttcagtttctgtgcaGCTCAGGAAGCACAACTatccttcacacacactgtctgaagctgcttgtcccaagtggggttgctgcaaaccagagcctaacctggcaacacagggcgcgaggctggagggggaggggacacacccaggacgggacgccagtccatcgcgaggcaccccaagcaggactcgaaccccagactcaccagaaagTGGAACCCAgttaaacccgctgcgccaccttgccCCCGTAGTATCAGCcactgatgtatttatttatttaattcctttttaaTCAATCATCCTCTGAGCTCTGCCGAAAGACCGTAATGCAGAGTTCTGCTTTTCAGTCTACAGCCCAACAAACCATGGCTCTTGGAGCACTTTGGAGGTGACAAAGGGGAAATTTCGGGAAAGAAGTCCCATTTAAAACTCATATCCGTTACTCGGCAGTGCCGCTTTTTTGGGTGAGGATACAAGCTCAAAATCAGCCACGCATTTAGCAGCTCTTCCTCGAGAGAGACCAGTTCCAATACGACACACAACCGATGGCAAAAtatcaaaaacaaacagactCTCTGTCTGAAGGACAGTCTCAAAGCCGACTGTATCTAAAGAAACTTATGGCTGTCCAATAAACCTGCTTTGCATGAAATGCATTCACTTACGAGTACTTTTCTGGCATCGGTCTACAAAAGCATTGCCGAAGgaacatttccattaaaaacagCAACGACAATGAagaaaagtgatgaaaaatggaaactgaatgcaaataaatacaactaATGCTTCCGATGAGCACTGAAATTGTGAGAATTTGGGCTTCCAAGCAAATCCAGTTTGAAACCTGAAATTTACATAACAAGCTACCAACTCTCCCTTAAGAGAAACGCCTGAAGACAGCATATGTTCTAATTTAAAACACAAGCATCACACAAGGCATGCAGACGCCCCACGACTTTGTTGTACAGTATTCCTTCATCTCAGTCGTCCTGTAGCTGTGCGCCTGCCCACAAAcgtttatattcatttagcagacgcttttctccaaagcgacttccaatgaactctatgtagtgttatgagcccacacaccttattcaccatggtgacttacactgctagatacaccacttacactgggtcactcatccatacatcagtggaacacactctctctctgtcattcacacactatgggggaaccagaacagcatgtctttggagtgtgggaggaaaccagagcactcagaggaaacccacagagaacatgcaaactccacacagattgagcagagattgaacccatgtcctctcacaccacctaggtgttgtgagacagcagcactactctccATGCCACCATGCAGCTCAAATAACTCTGAAAAACCTTGATACTTTTTATCATAATGGAAAACAATAACCTATCATAATaatgagctcacacacacgcacatgctgtccgaaactgcttgttccgagcgggggttgcggcaagccagattctaaccgagcaacacagggtgcaagcctGAAaggggacaggatgccagtccatcgcaaggcactccaagcaggactcaaaccccagactggCAAgaaagcaggactcagccaaacccgctgtgccaccgcgtccccttataacacacacacacacacattttcggaaccacttgtcccatacggggtcgcggggaaccggagcctacccggcaacacaatgAGCTGTAAAGcaaaaagtttgaaaaagtgcaaaaagaaGTTGGGAAgacaaaggaaagccttacctatcaGTTTAAAACGTGACCACACAGAATTCTTCTAAAaggcaatatcacacacacacacacacacacacattttcagaaccgcttgtcccttacggggtcacggggaaccggagcctacccggcaacacagggcgtaaggccggagggggaaggggacacacccaggacgggacgccaatccgccgcaaggcaccccaagcgggacttgaaccccagacccaccggagagcaggactgcggtccaacccactgcgccaccgcacccaagGCAATATCATTAGAAGTGAATTTctgtgatttgatttttttattcttctcttaTAAAGGATACATTTACTACTCCTTTATCACACATGATACTTATGAATTGCTCAGCGGAGAGGGCCTGCAAGCATGACGAGTGTCGTCAACGTCGTCAACGTTAAGATGagatttgcatgttctacctgtgtctgtgtgggtttcctcccacactccaaataccTACTGTtaaggtagattggtgactctaagtcacccatagtgtgtgagtgacagagagagtgtgttccactgatgt harbors:
- the synpo2la gene encoding synaptopodin 2-like protein isoform X2, with translation MVVEEVMITLSGGAPWGFRLQGGAEQKKPLQVAKVRKRSKACRAGLREGDELVSINEETCAGLSHAQAMNLIDSSPGTLLIRVKRAPVGFQSVVLLTRAPSPRIDKEYRATLRAMSPKSPQTTAREGHGSTDATAGQLGNPTGVARREVIYHPPPGGWSSQTETSAENSSVSTDDQNPREGATEVDSGFQEPSSLPPLVSPERARGALQLASRKQLVPMVGPVENPVDEELTVTYMDKAKQAKLHRGDTVQDKQVKEARTKCRTIASLLTDAPNPHSKGVLMFKKRRQRSKKYTLTSFGSVEEDALQDSHEDDGLLPGSESEFDEDGFAAVPDPTWDSDYLEVLEKRSAAVQPPAESENGEGPGLTATSGKGARLFEQQRKRVVEHMRKMAAQKQQHPALPEPRAQPCPEKPPLSQPLLQESHIPPPVPPPSLSIPNVEPVVLSTASVVMSLPPVRSQPAEPHPALLPRPVSSQLPVLPPSSVVNRTARPFAPGFISHRAATAPVVFRPHVTKKTKPAMAAEVMQTSFCAASTEAKPSISIASSEMSGQEDPVSGSPSVLSPPFSPPLTPAPTHSPGTPSSGANQQPPPLVSSTVWEVVPSAPPAPLPSSGSSTVAPVSHEQRTSAPQARTGILQEALRRGSKKPMFSIYEDKKGATPNPELLSLVQDLDEKPKVGLWSSHEEDIFNQETEACNFLQGQKPKVPPPVAPKPRVIPETPHIPPMEGKGAELFARRQSRMDRYVVDSSGEQSAEPPSPVRLHQLSPTPSLPAHWKYSPNIRAPPPISYNPLLSPSCPPGAQRSRVSETQRGAQKGGLHKEGIPALDFIRRQPYQLNPAMFTGTSGQSKVNQSQMQHQSSYMMGSSLIPPRQVPVKYGRVHEIRRFSTPTPMSAPTSLVPTVIAPRAATTLGDPLLRSDATSPTPAQQRPPTIRSPPPGPTAALPELPRISSAPVPSRVHASGPVPFPGPAYTGLHVSKLFQSAPELSPLPPSPQRSAALQAPKPRFVASRRGVHASVWRPGYMQP
- the synpo2la gene encoding synaptopodin 2-like protein isoform X1 — encoded protein: MVVEEVMITLSGGAPWGFRLQGGAEQKKPLQVAKVRKRSKACRAGLREGDELVSINEETCAGLSHAQAMNLIDSSPGTLLIRVKRAPVGFQSVVLLTRAPSPRIDKEYRATLRAMSPKSPQTTAREVRRGAPVVGSEERVRRECLTSPQGSEAYYGETDSDADVTHEKQRRPKRRSPSTTPAKPTGRATPEETSEMSGYDSAPDARTYSTTQGHGSTDATAGQLGNPTGVARREVIYHPPPGGWSSQTETSAENSSVSTDDQNPREGATEVDSGFQEPSSLPPLVSPERARGALQLASRKQLVPMVGPVENPVDEELTVTYMDKAKQAKLHRGDTVQDKQVKEARTKCRTIASLLTDAPNPHSKGVLMFKKRRQRSKKYTLTSFGSVEEDALQDSHEDDGLLPGSESEFDEDGFAAVPDPTWDSDYLEVLEKRSAAVQPPAESENGEGPGLTATSGKGARLFEQQRKRVVEHMRKMAAQKQQHPALPEPRAQPCPEKPPLSQPLLQESHIPPPVPPPSLSIPNVEPVVLSTASVVMSLPPVRSQPAEPHPALLPRPVSSQLPVLPPSSVVNRTARPFAPGFISHRAATAPVVFRPHVTKKTKPAMAAEVMQTSFCAASTEAKPSISIASSEMSGQEDPVSGSPSVLSPPFSPPLTPAPTHSPGTPSSGANQQPPPLVSSTVWEVVPSAPPAPLPSSGSSTVAPVSHEQRTSAPQARTGILQEALRRGSKKPMFSIYEDKKGATPNPELLSLVQDLDEKPKVGLWSSHEEDIFNQETEACNFLQGQKPKVPPPVAPKPRVIPETPHIPPMEGKGAELFARRQSRMDRYVVDSSGEQSAEPPSPVRLHQLSPTPSLPAHWKYSPNIRAPPPISYNPLLSPSCPPGAQRSRVSETQRGAQKGGLHKEGIPALDFIRRQPYQLNPAMFTGTSGQSKVNQSQMQHQSSYMMGSSLIPPRQVPVKYGRVHEIRRFSTPTPMSAPTSLVPTVIAPRAATTLGDPLLRSDATSPTPAQQRPPTIRSPPPGPTAALPELPRISSAPVPSRVHASGPVPFPGPAYTGLHVSKLFQSAPELSPLPPSPQRSAALQAPKPRFVASRRGVHASVWRPGYMQP